The following proteins are co-located in the Microbacterium sp. Clip185 genome:
- a CDS encoding MMPL family transporter, producing MSSFLFRVGGFAVRMRWAVIAAWLVLAIGGGVLSQALGGTLASTFEIPGTPSQQALDQLEQRLPQLSGASARVIIVAPSGSTITAEADAVATACEDLAVVDGVAGVTCPVAMSASGATPASAGEPAQISRTGEMAFITVQLSVAATDIDDTLVTAIEKAAQPAASGGATLAYSGLAASTQGGVDWTEIAGMAIAFIVLAITFGAVVAAGVPLVTAVIGVTVASSAILIVAAFAPVSSTAPLLATMLGLAVGIDYALLIVSRHRAQLAEGLDVRESIALAIATAGTAVVFAGLTVMIALVGLAVAGIPFLTVMGLGAAVAVLAALAVAVTLLPAVLAVLGRAVRPRVRPRATSRSSRPPAWVRMATRVPAATIGVVVIALTVVASPALSLRLTLPDAGYDPPSSPARIAYDLLDEGFGPGFNGPLLITADISHTLQVQDALDALDDAFSNIPDVAVVSKAFTNEAVDLAVLSITPASSPSSDATTQLVQTLRDDEPAFVAAHGFGYAVTGQTALAIDISDRLGAALLPFGIVVVGLCLVLLTIMFRSIAVPLSATLGYLLSVAAALGVTSAVFEWGWGADLLGVGKVGPVISFLPILVMAVLFGLAMDYHVFLVSRMREQYATTRDAHGAVLGGFSASARVVTAAALIMFSVFFSFVPGGSAIIQPLATALAVGVLIDAFVVRMTLVPAVMALLGHRAWWLPAWLARVLPDADIEGEAVERMRAQRARLAARADGGAAGDGVLAHGVTIGAERVSDLVAPRGAVVLVEGSTSVAARFVAAVAGRTADIEGDLVVHGHVLPFERAAVASQAAYVPAAPERADASALEEYLRRSLRADGVGVLRTRGAVVRAASTFDALLAVVSGTSAHTVTERTPMGQLSDAERWAADVAVAATSGVALVAIDLGDRADAQALSEIVVAAIDPGITIVLGSSGARIDASPLRPVLRLDALERVASEGGPR from the coding sequence ATGTCATCGTTTCTGTTCCGCGTGGGCGGCTTCGCCGTGCGCATGCGTTGGGCGGTCATCGCCGCCTGGCTCGTTCTCGCGATCGGCGGTGGGGTGCTGTCGCAGGCGCTCGGGGGGACCCTCGCGTCGACGTTCGAGATTCCCGGGACGCCGTCGCAGCAGGCGCTCGACCAGCTCGAGCAGCGTCTGCCGCAGCTGAGCGGTGCGAGCGCGCGCGTGATCATCGTCGCGCCCAGCGGGAGCACGATCACGGCCGAGGCGGATGCGGTCGCGACCGCGTGCGAAGACCTCGCCGTGGTCGACGGTGTGGCGGGAGTCACATGTCCCGTCGCGATGTCGGCCTCCGGTGCCACCCCGGCATCCGCGGGGGAGCCCGCGCAGATCTCTCGCACCGGCGAGATGGCGTTCATCACCGTGCAGCTGAGCGTCGCCGCCACCGACATCGACGACACCCTGGTCACAGCTATCGAGAAGGCCGCGCAGCCCGCCGCATCCGGCGGGGCGACGTTGGCGTACTCGGGACTCGCGGCGAGCACGCAGGGCGGTGTGGACTGGACCGAGATCGCCGGTATGGCGATCGCGTTCATCGTCCTGGCCATCACCTTCGGCGCCGTCGTGGCCGCGGGCGTTCCGCTGGTGACGGCCGTCATCGGGGTGACCGTGGCCTCCAGCGCGATCCTCATCGTCGCGGCCTTCGCCCCGGTCTCATCCACTGCGCCGCTGTTGGCGACGATGCTCGGACTCGCCGTCGGCATCGACTACGCGTTGCTGATCGTCTCGCGGCACCGGGCTCAGCTGGCGGAGGGGCTGGACGTGCGCGAGTCGATCGCCCTCGCCATCGCCACCGCAGGAACCGCCGTCGTGTTCGCCGGGCTCACCGTCATGATCGCGCTCGTCGGCCTGGCGGTCGCGGGCATCCCGTTCCTCACGGTCATGGGGCTCGGCGCCGCGGTCGCCGTGCTGGCCGCCCTCGCGGTCGCCGTCACGCTCCTCCCGGCCGTCCTCGCGGTGCTGGGCCGTGCGGTGCGTCCGCGGGTGCGTCCTCGTGCGACGTCGCGCTCCTCGCGACCGCCGGCCTGGGTTCGGATGGCGACCCGGGTTCCGGCGGCCACGATCGGAGTGGTCGTGATCGCGCTGACGGTGGTCGCCAGCCCCGCGTTGAGCCTGCGTCTGACTCTGCCGGATGCGGGGTACGACCCGCCCTCGTCGCCGGCGCGCATCGCGTACGACCTGCTCGACGAGGGCTTCGGCCCGGGGTTCAACGGTCCGCTGCTGATCACCGCGGACATCTCGCACACCCTGCAGGTGCAGGACGCGCTCGACGCGCTCGACGACGCCTTCTCGAACATCCCCGACGTCGCGGTCGTCTCGAAGGCGTTCACGAACGAGGCCGTGGACCTCGCCGTTCTCAGCATCACCCCCGCAAGCTCGCCCTCCTCGGACGCGACCACACAGCTCGTCCAGACTCTCCGGGACGACGAACCCGCCTTCGTCGCTGCCCACGGTTTCGGCTACGCCGTGACGGGGCAGACGGCGCTCGCGATCGACATCTCCGACCGGCTGGGGGCGGCGCTGCTGCCCTTCGGCATCGTGGTCGTCGGGCTGTGCCTCGTGCTGCTGACGATCATGTTCCGTTCGATCGCGGTGCCGCTGTCGGCGACCCTGGGATACCTGCTGTCCGTCGCCGCGGCGCTCGGAGTGACCTCCGCCGTGTTCGAGTGGGGCTGGGGTGCAGATCTGCTCGGGGTGGGAAAAGTCGGTCCCGTCATCAGCTTCCTGCCGATCCTCGTCATGGCCGTGCTCTTCGGCCTGGCGATGGACTATCACGTCTTCCTCGTCTCACGGATGCGGGAGCAGTACGCGACGACGCGGGACGCCCACGGCGCCGTCCTCGGCGGATTCAGCGCCTCCGCCCGGGTCGTGACGGCGGCGGCGCTGATCATGTTCTCGGTGTTCTTCTCGTTCGTGCCGGGAGGCAGCGCGATCATCCAGCCGTTGGCGACCGCACTCGCCGTCGGTGTGCTCATCGATGCGTTCGTCGTGCGGATGACCCTCGTACCCGCCGTGATGGCGCTGCTGGGTCACCGGGCGTGGTGGCTGCCGGCGTGGCTCGCTCGCGTGCTGCCCGACGCCGACATCGAAGGCGAGGCCGTCGAGCGGATGCGCGCGCAGCGCGCTCGGCTCGCCGCGCGCGCGGACGGCGGTGCCGCCGGCGACGGGGTGCTCGCGCACGGCGTGACGATCGGTGCCGAGCGGGTCTCCGATCTCGTCGCGCCCCGCGGGGCGGTCGTGCTCGTGGAGGGCTCCACGTCGGTCGCAGCGCGCTTCGTGGCCGCCGTCGCCGGCCGCACAGCGGACATCGAGGGCGATCTCGTCGTCCACGGGCACGTGCTGCCCTTCGAACGCGCGGCGGTGGCCTCGCAGGCCGCGTACGTGCCCGCCGCCCCCGAACGCGCCGACGCGAGCGCGCTGGAGGAGTACCTGCGCAGAAGCCTTCGCGCCGATGGCGTCGGTGTGCTCCGGACGCGCGGCGCGGTGGTCCGCGCCGCGTCGACGTTCGACGCTCTGCTGGCGGTGGTCTCGGGGACATCCGCGCACACCGTGACCGAGAGGACGCCGATGGGCCAACTCAGTGACGCCGAACGCTGGGCTGCCGACGTCGCCGTCGCCGCGACCAGCGGCGTGGCGCTCGTGGCGATCGACCTCGGCGACCGCGCCGACGCGCAGGCTCTCTCCGAGATCGTGGTCGCGGCGATCGATCCGGGTATCACGATCGTCCTCGGCTCCAGCGGGGCGCGCATCGACGCGTCCCCTCTCCGGCCCGTCTTGCGCCTCGACGCCCTCGAGCGGGTCGCGAGCGAGGGGGGACCGCGATGA
- a CDS encoding YhgE/Pip domain-containing protein: MTTLWSLIAAPARGQRRWQLAAVLILVVLAPLAIVLTLVPSTDERPPVALVNQDSPILTGPTPVAAGKLLTENLITSVPSVKWILTDAQTARESLANGDVLATVTIPPDFSAHVTTIGSATPQQAELTVQTSTQHGYLGGIVAEALSASLPAGVAAQLTQQYVTGTLSAMSQIGAGMDQMAQGASAITGGLTQAQSGASALQTYTLQLADGLRTMDGVLSELPAGARGLGDLTAAGAVASGDLSLRLAERALGAGAADAAQRDVQTRLAALAAFSAQLTPAQQQEFAALLSPTRDAADVVSALLAGQSDALGKDAETAAAVAVGAGAISAVSGPVADGLGRLSTALGSAASGADGLAQGNGQLAAALGTLGEGSGQLAQGLDSAQAAIPRYDADQQKQIAEVVARPIGVDSTTTTGPRSAVASSMAVFGPVALWIGAIGVMLALLPFARSALTSAASALRLARSAAVVIVTVALAQAVLVWGAVALSGVAPERALVAAGLTAVTAVAFALVHQGLVAFLPRAGLVVSLVLLGLQVIAAGTLAAPGTTPAATGPLAGLPLSLALQGAQALVGGSLHAVLNAAIGLVLWGAVGALATVLAIRRARVRALAASVLARA; encoded by the coding sequence ATGACGACGTTGTGGAGCCTGATCGCCGCGCCCGCGCGCGGACAGCGGCGCTGGCAGCTCGCCGCCGTGCTCATCCTGGTCGTGCTCGCGCCGTTGGCGATCGTGCTGACTCTCGTGCCTTCGACCGACGAGCGCCCACCCGTGGCGCTGGTCAACCAGGACTCCCCGATCCTCACCGGACCCACGCCCGTGGCTGCGGGCAAGCTCCTGACCGAGAACCTCATCACCTCGGTGCCCTCCGTGAAGTGGATCCTCACCGATGCGCAGACCGCCCGGGAATCGCTCGCGAACGGCGATGTGCTGGCCACGGTCACGATCCCGCCCGATTTCTCGGCGCACGTGACGACGATCGGATCCGCCACGCCGCAACAGGCGGAGCTGACCGTGCAGACCTCCACGCAGCACGGCTACCTCGGCGGAATCGTCGCCGAGGCGCTGTCGGCGAGCCTTCCCGCCGGCGTCGCCGCCCAGCTCACCCAGCAGTACGTCACCGGAACGCTCTCGGCCATGTCGCAGATCGGCGCCGGCATGGACCAGATGGCCCAGGGTGCCTCCGCGATCACCGGTGGACTGACCCAGGCGCAGAGCGGCGCAAGCGCGCTGCAGACCTACACGCTCCAGCTGGCGGACGGATTGCGGACCATGGACGGCGTGCTCTCCGAGCTGCCCGCGGGCGCGCGAGGGCTCGGCGACCTCACGGCAGCCGGGGCCGTCGCATCGGGGGATCTCTCGCTGCGTCTCGCGGAGCGCGCGCTCGGAGCGGGTGCGGCCGATGCTGCCCAGCGGGACGTGCAGACGCGCCTGGCCGCGCTCGCCGCCTTCTCGGCGCAGCTGACCCCGGCGCAGCAGCAGGAGTTCGCGGCACTTCTGTCTCCCACGAGGGACGCCGCCGACGTCGTCTCGGCCCTGCTGGCCGGCCAGTCCGACGCGCTCGGCAAGGACGCGGAGACAGCGGCGGCGGTCGCTGTCGGCGCGGGCGCGATCTCCGCCGTCAGCGGCCCCGTGGCCGACGGCCTCGGCCGCCTGTCCACCGCGCTGGGATCCGCCGCCTCCGGAGCGGACGGACTCGCGCAGGGCAACGGTCAGCTCGCTGCGGCGCTCGGAACCCTGGGGGAGGGCAGCGGGCAGCTCGCCCAAGGCCTCGACTCGGCACAGGCGGCGATTCCCCGCTACGACGCCGACCAGCAGAAGCAGATCGCCGAGGTGGTCGCCAGGCCGATCGGCGTCGACAGCACCACGACGACGGGACCCCGAAGCGCCGTCGCCTCATCGATGGCCGTCTTCGGGCCGGTGGCGCTGTGGATCGGAGCGATCGGCGTGATGCTGGCGCTGCTGCCCTTCGCACGTTCGGCGCTGACCTCCGCCGCATCCGCGCTGCGCCTGGCGCGCTCCGCGGCGGTGGTCATCGTGACCGTCGCTCTCGCGCAGGCCGTCCTCGTGTGGGGCGCCGTGGCGCTGTCGGGCGTGGCCCCGGAGCGTGCGCTTGTGGCCGCGGGGCTGACCGCGGTCACCGCGGTCGCCTTCGCTCTCGTGCATCAGGGCCTGGTCGCGTTCCTCCCGCGAGCCGGTCTCGTCGTGTCGCTCGTGCTGCTGGGGCTGCAGGTGATCGCGGCGGGAACCCTGGCCGCGCCGGGAACCACGCCCGCCGCGACGGGCCCGCTGGCGGGCCTGCCGTTGAGCCTCGCCCTGCAGGGGGCGCAGGCGCTCGTGGGCGGCTCGCTGCACGCGGTGCTGAACGCCGCCATCGGCTTGGTGCTGTGGGGAGCGGTCGGCGCGCTCGCGACGGTGTTGGCGATCCGCCGAGCGCGGGTGCGTGCGCTGGCCGCGTCCGTTCTCGCGCGAGCCTGA
- a CDS encoding AAA family ATPase — MLQTIAVSGYRSLRDVAVPLARLTVVTGANGTGKSNLYRALRLLAGAATGGMVAAVAREGGLSSLLWAGPEHGGGEGTLRRNPVAVRLGFSADELGYLVDLGLPQTDGRSLFARDPEIKREQVFAGAVAKPSSLLIDRRRSATRVREDSWVTLDQSLAPFESILVDLADGDTGPELLTLRRTLANWRFYDHFRVDADAPARSPQVGTRTRALSHGGENVAALWASVREAGAGDALDAEVERAFPGMRVQVDADDGRLRLRVRQPGLLRALDVAEVSDGILRYLLLCAALLPASPGPLTVLNEPEASLHASLLDPLAQLIVSASRRTQVMVVTHAAELARRLEDGGALAHRLARTGDGTIIEGQGFLDVPAWNWGSR; from the coding sequence ATGCTGCAGACCATCGCCGTCTCCGGGTACCGCTCGCTGCGCGATGTCGCCGTGCCGCTCGCGCGACTCACGGTCGTGACGGGCGCGAACGGCACCGGCAAGTCCAACCTCTACCGTGCCCTGCGCCTGCTGGCAGGCGCAGCCACCGGCGGCATGGTCGCGGCCGTCGCACGCGAGGGCGGCCTGTCGTCGTTGCTGTGGGCCGGCCCCGAGCACGGTGGCGGTGAGGGCACCCTGCGACGGAACCCCGTCGCCGTGCGGCTGGGCTTCTCCGCCGACGAGCTCGGCTATCTGGTCGACCTCGGCCTGCCCCAGACCGACGGCCGGAGCCTCTTCGCCCGTGACCCGGAGATCAAGCGCGAGCAGGTGTTCGCCGGCGCGGTCGCGAAACCGTCGTCTCTGCTCATCGATCGGCGCCGCAGCGCGACGCGCGTGCGCGAGGATTCCTGGGTCACGCTCGACCAGTCGCTGGCTCCCTTCGAGAGCATTCTCGTCGACCTCGCCGACGGAGACACCGGCCCCGAGCTGTTGACGCTGCGACGGACGCTCGCGAACTGGCGCTTCTACGACCACTTCCGCGTGGATGCGGATGCTCCCGCGCGTTCGCCGCAAGTGGGCACGCGTACCCGGGCGCTCTCCCACGGCGGGGAGAACGTCGCGGCCCTCTGGGCGAGCGTGCGCGAAGCGGGTGCCGGCGACGCCCTCGACGCGGAGGTAGAACGCGCCTTCCCCGGGATGCGGGTGCAGGTCGACGCGGACGACGGGCGGCTCCGGCTCCGGGTGCGCCAGCCCGGTCTGCTGCGCGCGCTCGACGTCGCCGAGGTCAGCGACGGCATCCTGCGCTACTTGCTGCTGTGCGCCGCGCTCCTGCCCGCGTCTCCGGGGCCGCTGACCGTGCTCAACGAGCCCGAGGCGAGTCTGCACGCGAGCCTGCTCGACCCCCTCGCGCAGCTCATCGTCTCCGCCTCGCGGCGCACCCAGGTGATGGTGGTCACCCACGCGGCCGAGCTCGCTCGCCGGCTCGAGGACGGCGGCGCCCTCGCGCACCGCCTGGCGCGCACCGGGGACGGCACCATCATCGAGGGGCAGGGGTTCCTGGACGTCCCCGCGTGGAACTGGGGCAGCCGCTGA
- the argC gene encoding N-acetyl-gamma-glutamyl-phosphate reductase has product MPYSVAVSGASGYAGGEILRILSAHPDVEIRTVTAHSNAGTPLISQQPHLRSLAHLELQPTTPEVLAGHDIVVLALPHGQSGQYTDALADVPLVIDAGADHRLLSADAWAAFYGGDFHEPWTYGVPELLVDGVKQRERLVGASRIAAPGCNASTVSLSLAPGVAAGVIDAGDIVSVLAVGPSGAGKSLKPHLLASEVLGTANPYAVGGTHRHIPEIQQALAGAGARGDVRISFTPVIVPMSRGILATSSAPIAPGVTDAEIRDAWAAAYADETFVQLLPEGTFPRTADVLGANTALLGLAIDRAANRVVVVAAVDNLVKGTAGAAVQSMNIALGLPEHRALTVNGVAP; this is encoded by the coding sequence ATGCCCTATTCGGTCGCCGTGTCCGGCGCGTCCGGCTATGCAGGAGGCGAGATCCTCCGCATCCTCTCCGCGCACCCCGACGTCGAGATCCGCACCGTCACCGCGCATTCGAATGCCGGGACGCCGCTGATCTCGCAGCAGCCGCACTTGCGCTCGCTCGCGCACCTCGAGCTCCAGCCGACCACCCCGGAGGTGCTCGCCGGCCACGACATCGTGGTGCTCGCGCTGCCGCACGGGCAGTCCGGTCAGTACACCGACGCGCTCGCCGACGTGCCGCTGGTCATCGACGCCGGGGCCGATCACCGGCTCCTATCCGCCGATGCATGGGCGGCCTTCTACGGCGGTGACTTTCACGAGCCCTGGACCTATGGCGTGCCGGAGCTGCTCGTGGACGGCGTCAAGCAGCGCGAGCGGCTCGTCGGAGCCTCGCGCATCGCCGCCCCCGGCTGCAACGCCTCGACGGTGTCGCTGAGTCTCGCCCCCGGTGTCGCTGCCGGCGTCATCGACGCGGGCGACATCGTGAGCGTCCTCGCCGTCGGCCCGTCCGGTGCAGGGAAGAGCCTCAAACCGCACCTGCTCGCGAGCGAGGTCCTCGGCACCGCCAACCCCTACGCCGTCGGCGGCACGCACCGCCACATCCCGGAGATCCAGCAGGCGCTCGCCGGTGCCGGCGCCCGCGGCGATGTGCGCATCTCGTTCACGCCCGTCATCGTCCCGATGTCGCGCGGCATCCTCGCCACCTCCAGCGCGCCCATCGCGCCCGGAGTCACCGACGCCGAGATCCGCGATGCGTGGGCGGCGGCCTATGCGGACGAGACGTTCGTGCAGCTGTTGCCGGAGGGCACGTTCCCGCGAACGGCCGACGTGCTGGGAGCCAACACGGCGCTGCTCGGGCTGGCCATCGACCGCGCGGCGAACCGCGTCGTCGTCGTCGCCGCCGTCGACAATCTCGTCAAGGGCACGGCGGGCGCCGCCGTGCAGTCCATGAACATCGCGCTCGGTCTTCCCGAACACCGCGCGCTCACCGTGAACGGAGTCGCGCCGTGA
- the argJ gene encoding bifunctional glutamate N-acetyltransferase/amino-acid acetyltransferase ArgJ yields the protein MTVTAPAGFEAAGVAAGLKSTGKSDVAVVVNRGPLKVGAAVFTSNRAKANPILWSEQVIADGVVEAVVLNSGGANCFTGSFGFQTTHQTAEKAAELLGVAPGDILVCSTGLIGTGDEVFRAKVLQGVEAGVAALSADGGLDAAHAIMTTDSVAKTSVYTGDGWSIGGIAKGAGMLAPGLATMLVVITTDAVLTASEADAHLRQATHVSFDRLDSDGCMSTNDQVSLLVSGASGIAPDAAAFREGLVALCDDLARQLQGDAEGASHDITIRVVHAASEDDAVEVGRSIARNNLFKAAIFGNDPNWGRVLAAIGTTQAEFDPYDVDVWMNGVRVCSAGGPDAPREDVDLTPRATDLVVDLKSGDVEATIRTNDLTHDYVHENSAYSS from the coding sequence GTGACCGTCACCGCCCCCGCAGGATTCGAGGCCGCCGGTGTCGCCGCCGGTCTGAAATCGACCGGCAAGTCCGACGTGGCCGTCGTCGTCAACCGCGGACCGCTGAAGGTCGGTGCCGCGGTCTTCACCTCCAACAGGGCAAAAGCCAACCCGATCCTCTGGTCGGAGCAGGTGATCGCCGACGGCGTCGTCGAGGCCGTCGTGCTCAACTCCGGCGGTGCGAACTGCTTCACGGGATCCTTCGGGTTCCAGACGACCCACCAGACCGCCGAGAAGGCCGCCGAGCTGCTGGGCGTCGCACCCGGCGACATCCTGGTGTGCTCGACCGGTCTGATCGGAACGGGCGACGAGGTGTTCCGTGCGAAGGTCCTCCAGGGCGTCGAAGCCGGTGTCGCCGCCCTGTCCGCCGACGGCGGCCTGGATGCGGCGCACGCCATCATGACGACAGATTCCGTGGCGAAGACGAGCGTGTACACCGGCGACGGCTGGTCGATCGGCGGCATCGCGAAGGGCGCGGGAATGCTCGCGCCGGGCCTTGCCACGATGCTCGTGGTCATCACGACCGACGCGGTGCTGACCGCATCCGAGGCCGACGCGCACCTGCGCCAGGCGACGCACGTGAGCTTCGACCGTCTCGACTCCGACGGCTGCATGTCCACGAACGATCAGGTGAGTCTGCTCGTCAGCGGGGCGAGCGGGATCGCGCCGGACGCGGCGGCCTTCCGCGAGGGGCTCGTCGCCCTGTGCGACGACCTGGCACGTCAGCTGCAGGGCGACGCCGAGGGCGCAAGCCACGACATCACCATCCGCGTCGTGCACGCCGCATCCGAGGACGACGCGGTGGAGGTGGGACGCTCCATCGCTCGCAACAACCTGTTCAAGGCGGCGATCTTCGGCAACGACCCGAACTGGGGCAGGGTGCTGGCAGCCATCGGCACAACGCAGGCCGAGTTCGACCCCTACGACGTCGACGTCTGGATGAACGGCGTGCGGGTCTGCTCCGCCGGCGGCCCCGACGCGCCCCGCGAGGACGTTGATCTCACCCCGCGGGCGACCGATCTCGTCGTCGACCTGAAATCGGGCGACGTCGAGGCGACGATCCGCACCAACGACCTCACGCACGACTACGTCCACGAGAACAGCGCATACTCCTCATGA
- the argB gene encoding acetylglutamate kinase, whose amino-acid sequence MTGIDLQDTDPAAASAKAETLIESLPWLKRYREQIVVVKYGGNAMVSDELQDAFAADIAYLRYVGVKPVVVHGGGPQISNMLDRLAIPSEFKGGYRVTSTEAITVVRMVLTGQINPQLVAKINAHGPVATGLSGEDAGLFGGRRRGVVVDGVEHDLGRVGDVVSVDPQPIIDQLEAGRIPVVSSIAPDLDHVGHSLNVNADAAAAALAVALGAVKLVVLTDVPGLYADWPNRDSLVSHLTAAELREMLPRLESGMIPKMQACLDAVTGGVPTAAIIDGRVPHSVLVELFTQKGIGTEVVA is encoded by the coding sequence ATGACAGGTATCGATCTGCAAGACACCGACCCCGCCGCCGCCAGCGCAAAGGCGGAGACGCTCATCGAGTCGCTGCCGTGGCTCAAGCGCTACCGCGAGCAGATCGTCGTGGTCAAGTACGGCGGCAATGCGATGGTCTCCGACGAACTGCAGGATGCGTTCGCCGCCGACATCGCCTACCTCCGCTACGTGGGGGTCAAGCCCGTCGTCGTGCACGGCGGGGGGCCGCAGATCTCCAACATGCTGGACCGGCTGGCGATCCCGAGCGAGTTCAAGGGCGGATACCGCGTCACCTCCACGGAGGCGATCACCGTCGTGCGCATGGTGCTGACCGGACAGATCAATCCGCAGCTGGTCGCCAAGATCAACGCCCACGGTCCGGTGGCCACGGGGCTCTCGGGCGAGGATGCGGGCCTGTTCGGCGGACGCCGCCGCGGCGTCGTGGTCGACGGCGTCGAGCACGACCTCGGTCGGGTCGGGGACGTCGTCTCGGTCGACCCGCAGCCGATCATCGACCAGCTCGAGGCGGGCCGCATCCCGGTCGTCTCCTCCATCGCGCCCGATCTCGACCACGTCGGGCACTCGCTCAACGTGAACGCGGATGCGGCCGCGGCGGCGCTCGCCGTGGCACTCGGCGCTGTGAAACTGGTGGTGCTGACGGACGTGCCGGGGCTCTATGCGGACTGGCCGAATCGCGACTCCCTCGTCTCGCACCTGACGGCGGCGGAGCTTCGAGAGATGCTTCCGCGTCTGGAGTCGGGGATGATCCCGAAGATGCAGGCGTGCCTCGACGCGGTCACGGGAGGTGTCCCGACCGCGGCGATCATCGACGGACGAGTGCCGCACTCGGTGCTCGTCGAACTCTTCACTCAGAAAGGCATCGGAACCGAGGTGGTGGCGTGA
- a CDS encoding acetylornithine transaminase, protein MAEQTVTPWQDDAGRDLVRNVGDRMALFVRGEGAYLWDENGRRYLDFLAGIAVDALGHAHPVFVDAVASQAARLAHVSNYFATPPQLALAARLKRLSGAGETGRVYFGNSGAEANEAAFKLARLHGGTERPRILALNGAFHGRTMGTLALTGKPAMQEPFLPMVPGVEFLDSTIEALEAAMDERVAALFVEPIKGEAGVLPLPEGYLEAAREITERHGALLIVDEIQTGAGRTGAWFGFQHAGITPDAITVAKGIGGGFPIGALITFGAASDLFYPGTHGSTFGGNALGTAVAGAVLEEIERAGLVEAAAARGAQVREAIAGIGSELVESVRGQGLLLGVALTHPVAPAVVAAAQQHGLVVNAPNDQTIRIAPPLTIGDVEIDEFTRLFSAALATVADALLLESASPDTEAHA, encoded by the coding sequence ATGGCCGAACAGACTGTGACCCCGTGGCAGGACGACGCCGGACGCGACCTCGTCCGCAACGTCGGAGACCGCATGGCCCTCTTCGTCCGCGGTGAGGGCGCCTACCTCTGGGACGAGAACGGCCGACGCTATCTCGACTTCCTCGCCGGCATCGCCGTCGACGCCCTGGGGCATGCGCACCCGGTGTTCGTGGATGCCGTCGCCTCACAGGCGGCGCGCCTTGCGCACGTCTCGAACTACTTCGCGACGCCGCCTCAGCTCGCACTCGCCGCGCGGCTGAAGCGTCTGTCCGGTGCGGGCGAGACAGGGCGCGTGTACTTCGGCAACTCCGGCGCCGAGGCCAACGAGGCGGCGTTCAAGCTCGCCCGCCTCCACGGCGGTACCGAACGCCCCCGCATCCTGGCACTCAACGGCGCGTTCCACGGCCGCACGATGGGCACCCTCGCCCTCACCGGGAAGCCCGCCATGCAGGAGCCGTTCCTGCCGATGGTGCCCGGCGTCGAGTTCCTGGACTCGACGATCGAGGCCCTGGAGGCCGCGATGGACGAGCGCGTGGCCGCCCTGTTCGTCGAGCCCATCAAGGGCGAGGCGGGCGTCCTGCCGCTGCCGGAGGGCTACCTCGAGGCCGCGCGGGAGATCACCGAACGTCACGGTGCCCTGCTCATCGTCGATGAGATCCAGACCGGCGCCGGTCGCACCGGTGCATGGTTCGGATTCCAGCACGCCGGTATCACTCCCGACGCGATCACGGTCGCCAAGGGCATCGGCGGCGGGTTCCCGATCGGCGCGCTGATCACCTTCGGCGCGGCGAGCGACCTGTTCTACCCGGGAACGCACGGCTCGACGTTCGGCGGAAACGCGCTGGGCACCGCCGTGGCCGGCGCTGTGCTCGAGGAGATCGAGCGCGCGGGTCTGGTCGAGGCCGCGGCCGCGCGCGGCGCGCAGGTACGTGAGGCGATCGCGGGGATCGGGTCCGAGCTCGTCGAGAGCGTGCGCGGTCAGGGACTGCTGCTCGGTGTGGCGCTCACGCATCCCGTCGCGCCGGCGGTCGTCGCCGCGGCGCAGCAGCACGGGCTCGTGGTCAACGCACCCAATGACCAGACGATCCGTATTGCGCCGCCGCTCACGATCGGCGACGTCGAGATCGACGAGTTCACCCGGCTCTTCTCTGCCGCGCTGGCCACGGTCGCCGACGCGCTGCTGCTGGAGAGCGCATCGCCCGACACGGAGGCCCACGCATGA